The region ttatttagaccagagcagagaggagttttttttatataacattgTGATTGtaatagtttttttcccccattatctccatatttttctttcacaaagaATGTCCAGCTCAGATCAGTGAAAAGTTTGTCTTCAGggttaaataaatcaaagaaaatcaaagCGAAACTCTTCCTTTGAGGGAGTGAAGACAAAAGCTGCTGTCTCCTCCTGAGTCTGTGGTGTCAGGTCTGTGTCCTGGGCTTCAGTCTGCTGCTGGCCCTCCTCTGTGGTGGGGGTCTGTGTTTTGACTTTAGCCCTCTGGCGGAAAACAGACTTCTTTGGAGAATCTGACACAACTTTGACCTGAGCTGATGCAATTTCTGTTGGGAACAGAGAAACATGGTGATTGAGTGCACAGCAACGGAACACTTCCACAGTCCCAAAGCAGAACTTTTTACCCAAGTGCACTTTTTACCCCCGCCAGAGAGATTCTGTTAGAACCTCTTTCCGTTTGATTTCAGCAAGATTACAGAAAGAATATCCATGAATCTTGATGGACAGGGACTGTTTggctttggtggaggtacaGGCCATTCTCATTACTGTTCAGATTACTCTACTTCTACCATCCACACTCACCACTCCGAATGAGTTTGAACTGCttgttcttctcctcttccatttTTTTCCTGTACTCTCCAGTCATGGCTCTCATCACCTGCCTCTTCTTGACCAGTGGAGCTTTGGAGCTACGCAGAGTCGTCAGAGCACGGGATGCCTCCTCCTCTACAGAGACAGAACACATTCAAGGTGCGACACCACAAAGCAATTCAGTATCTGTATTttactatatataatatacttaTATTTCTATATTCAGGCCTAAGCACAGCTTACACCTGGTATTGACAGATCATCTTTACTTTGCTGTGTTTGGAAGGTTTATTCTGCTAAACTCGGACAGCAGAAATAGTTGTGTTTTACTGTAACAGGTTAAAATCATACTAACTTTGTTTCGGTGTTCCTTTTTGGGATCTCATTCCCAGCTCCAGCTGCTCGATGCACCAGTCCAGCTGTCTGTTTAACTGCTCCTCTGCACTCTgtaacacacagtcacataaaCATCAAATCAACTTATCAACCAGAACCCAGCATGACTACTCTTCAGAATAAAAACTAGAGTTCAGCTGATGCCAAACCAATACATCTActgatatatttgtatataaaatatagattttatgATGTTGTGATCAAACCCTTATGCCAAAGAAATGTATCAAAgctttgatattttacagttcaaccATTACATGTATTAAGaataacaataaattaaaaaaaacacaaagaaaaacttgaatttataaaaaaaaagtaaaataacaaacaaatgcatatTTATTTCTGCATTGTTAATTCTGTAGTGTTGAAAgcaaaaaatgtctgtgaaaggctcatattgattgatttttttatcgGCGAAGTGATAAATCAGGCTCTGAGGGAGTATTCATACTGACCAGCTCTGTGTTGTCCCCTCCTTGACTCCCTTCAGCTGGCTTCTGTTGTGCCTCTGTGCTTTCTAAGACTTTTTTCTTCccagatttcttcttcttcttctttgctttgGCTTGCAGCTCAGATTCAGAGTTAACCTCCTGCAGCGAGGAAGGCTTTTCCTCCTGGATGCCACCCTGGCTTCCTGGAGAACTTGCCTCTGGGGtctctcctgtctccatgtCTTGTACGGGTGTACCAGCAGGGATTTGGAAGTTAAAGGAAAAAGCAGAGCCTCCCCCGGTGAAGGATATGTGGCTCGGTGCTGGCTCTGCCCTGTCTGGTGAGATGTTCTTCTGAAGTGCTGGAGCGCTGTCAGGGAGGAAGTTGAACTTGAAGGTGTTGTGGCTGCGACTCCAGAGGGGTCTCTCAGTCGGAGTGGAGCTGTTTGACTTCGGTTCAATATCTGTAGAATGAACATGGAAATAACTTACTATGCAGGGTACTGTAATGACTTTGTATAGCAAGTTACTCAACAATCTAAAGCTCAACTAATTTGTATCCCAAATGTCCATCAGATCAATAAAGTATCCATCTTATccaatctgtctctctgtccatctatctatccttATAGGGcaacttgtttttaatcataaacCATTATTTATTCTTGTTTAAGTTGATTTATTTGCTTTCAGGTCCtgcacagcttttattttggctATTTTCCTAAtttcacagtttctcttttgtgtttgattCGTATCTTCTTCATCAATGTATTCCCGAGTTCAAATAAACTGTAACAGATACAGACGATGAGTTAATTCAGCTAAATATAAATTGTAAATCCACATTTAGTCTGTGAAAAAGATCTGTACCAGACTTCAGACTTTGCGAAGGA is a window of Paralichthys olivaceus isolate ysfri-2021 chromosome 21, ASM2471397v2, whole genome shotgun sequence DNA encoding:
- the c21h8orf33 gene encoding UPF0488 protein C8orf33 homolog — its product is MAEQRLLFLDIEPKSNSSTPTERPLWSRSHNTFKFNFLPDSAPALQKNISPDRAEPAPSHISFTGGGSAFSFNFQIPAGTPVQDMETGETPEASSPGSQGGIQEEKPSSLQEVNSESELQAKAKKKKKKSGKKKVLESTEAQQKPAEGSQGGDNTELSAEEQLNRQLDWCIEQLELGMRSQKGTPKQKEEASRALTTLRSSKAPLVKKRQVMRAMTGEYRKKMEEEKNKQFKLIRSEIASAQVKVVSDSPKKSVFRQRAKVKTQTPTTEEGQQQTEAQDTDLTPQTQEETAAFVFTPSKEEFRFDFL